One segment of Niveibacterium microcysteis DNA contains the following:
- a CDS encoding carboxymuconolactone decarboxylase family protein has product MEPRLNFYKSGPDAMKAMSSLEAHIAQASIEKPLVELVRLRASQINGCAYCIDVHTADARKAGESERRLATLAVWRETPFFNDRERAALEWTESVTRVADTRVPDDVWARVSPHFSATEMVDLTFLVNAINAWNRFAIAFRKQPG; this is encoded by the coding sequence ATGGAGCCACGTCTCAATTTTTACAAATCGGGCCCGGACGCAATGAAGGCCATGAGCAGCCTCGAGGCGCATATCGCGCAAGCGAGCATCGAAAAGCCGTTGGTGGAGCTGGTGCGCTTGCGCGCGTCACAGATCAATGGCTGCGCCTATTGCATTGACGTCCATACCGCGGATGCGCGAAAGGCGGGCGAAAGCGAGCGACGCCTGGCGACCCTGGCCGTTTGGCGCGAGACGCCGTTTTTCAATGATCGCGAGCGCGCTGCATTGGAGTGGACCGAGTCCGTGACCCGAGTGGCGGACACCCGTGTGCCCGATGACGTGTGGGCGCGAGTGAGTCCGCACTTCTCCGCGACTGAAATGGTCGATCTGACCTTCCTGGTAAATGCGATCAACGCGTGGAACCGTTTTGCCATTGCGTTCCGCAAACAACCTGGCTGA
- a CDS encoding MFS transporter: MTNPSKRDAPASGQAEKSSMWVLLGLSLTMLLSSLGTSIANVALPTFAKAFSASFQDVQWVVLAYLLAVTALIVSVGRLGDIVGRRRLMLIGISLFTVASVLCGVATELWFLIGARIAQGLGAAAMMALTMAFVGEAVPKEKTGRAMGLLGTMSAVGTALGPTLGGVLISGLGWRAIFILNLPLGVVAILLAYRFLPADQAGVGPRRGFDVAGSLLLVLTLTAYALAMTLGRGQFGALNLLLLCSAAVGFGLFVVAQKSVAAPLIQLSIFRSPVLSTGFATSALVTTVVMATLVVGPFYLAKALGLDPARVGLVMSVGPVVAALSGVPAGHLVDRFGAYRMSLTGLIAMALGSALLPFLPTRLGIPGYVAPLVVVTAGYALFQAANNTAVMAGIRADQRGVISGVLNLSRNLGLVTGASVMGAVFTLGSGSANVSIAGPEAVAAGMRTTFVVGAFLMLVAITIALFGRSRSQRQAAPLQ; the protein is encoded by the coding sequence GTGACCAATCCCTCAAAGCGTGACGCGCCGGCCAGCGGCCAGGCTGAAAAATCGTCCATGTGGGTCCTGCTCGGTCTCTCACTGACCATGCTGCTCTCTTCGCTTGGCACCAGCATCGCCAATGTGGCTTTGCCGACGTTTGCCAAGGCATTCAGCGCGTCCTTTCAGGATGTTCAGTGGGTCGTGCTGGCCTATCTGCTGGCCGTTACCGCGTTGATCGTGAGCGTCGGGCGTCTCGGCGATATCGTCGGTCGCCGCCGACTCATGCTCATCGGCATCTCGCTCTTCACCGTCGCCTCGGTGCTGTGCGGTGTTGCCACTGAGTTGTGGTTCCTGATTGGCGCTCGCATCGCGCAAGGGCTCGGTGCCGCCGCCATGATGGCGCTGACAATGGCGTTCGTCGGTGAGGCCGTGCCCAAGGAAAAGACGGGCCGTGCCATGGGGCTGCTCGGCACCATGTCGGCCGTTGGCACAGCGCTCGGCCCCACGCTGGGCGGTGTGCTCATTTCGGGTCTCGGATGGCGCGCCATCTTTATTCTCAATCTGCCCTTGGGTGTTGTCGCAATTCTGCTTGCCTATCGTTTCCTGCCTGCTGACCAGGCCGGAGTAGGGCCGCGCCGCGGTTTCGATGTCGCCGGTTCATTGCTGCTCGTGCTGACGCTTACCGCGTATGCGCTCGCCATGACGTTGGGTCGTGGCCAGTTCGGGGCGCTCAATCTGCTGTTGTTGTGTTCAGCGGCGGTTGGTTTTGGCCTTTTTGTTGTGGCGCAAAAGAGCGTTGCCGCGCCCTTGATTCAACTGTCCATCTTCCGTAGTCCAGTGCTGAGCACAGGGTTCGCAACAAGCGCGCTGGTCACGACGGTCGTGATGGCAACGCTGGTCGTTGGCCCGTTCTACCTTGCCAAGGCGCTTGGGCTGGATCCTGCGCGGGTTGGGCTCGTCATGTCAGTCGGCCCCGTCGTCGCTGCATTGTCGGGCGTGCCTGCGGGCCACCTTGTCGACCGGTTTGGGGCGTATCGCATGAGTCTGACCGGGCTTATTGCAATGGCTCTCGGCTCGGCACTGTTGCCGTTCCTGCCCACGCGTCTTGGCATACCGGGCTATGTGGCACCGCTCGTCGTCGTTACGGCCGGATACGCGTTGTTCCAGGCTGCGAACAACACTGCGGTGATGGCCGGCATTCGTGCCGACCAGCGTGGCGTGATCTCTGGCGTTCTCAACCTGTCGAGGAACCTCGGACTTGTCACAGGGGCTTCTGTGATGGGGGCGGTCTTCACTCTGGGGTCAGGCTCCGCCAACGTTTCGATTGCCGGCCCCGAGGCCGTTGCCGCCGGCATGCGAACGACCTTTGTTGTGGGTGCGTTCTTGATGCTCGTGGCGATCACGATCGCATTGTTTGGCCGCTCGCGTTCGCAGCGCCAGGCTGCACCCTTGCAGTGA
- a CDS encoding alginate export family protein, producing MQLGFFFAVGASAVLVLSSSGPVGAETTLRVTTLTGVPNASLPTPNDPYPVSAAGWGPELGRGRFASRWAEDWTAMRNAGLAPPLKAMSLGGTASLTLSAEARWRFNTYDNGQLIGQNDYEQGLFRGVLGVDLRFDPNLRVYGEVATGQVSGRRGAASASMQNDASLQQLFVDVRGHVGNSLLGAMFGRQEFADGPRQLISLSDGPNIHRTWNGVRLYAHDQRIRAGAFDLRVTRPQRGAFDEEINSAERLSGLNASIVAIADGTTDAYVDPFWFHSENPSFRVGNGIGEDDRDTLGVRFWGRRDDVRFDWTLARQTGRFMDREVDAWALFTVQSVALSNQGWRPRLTAHIDLASGGGAYGAGKLKNVNQLYASSGYLGEGQFLSLSNLLMVAPGVAISPTAETDLSVEYGFARRLQERDAAYAGGMRPYAGTQNVPGREIGGLFRVIGSWSVCSQLTVFLNYEHLTPGAVLKGVQRPAGTYAYVGATFRY from the coding sequence ATGCAACTTGGCTTCTTCTTCGCTGTTGGCGCGAGCGCCGTGCTTGTCTTAAGCAGCTCGGGCCCGGTTGGCGCGGAAACGACGCTCCGCGTCACAACGCTAACTGGGGTGCCGAACGCGAGCCTCCCTACACCCAACGATCCCTATCCGGTCAGTGCGGCCGGCTGGGGCCCGGAGCTGGGCCGCGGACGGTTTGCCAGCCGTTGGGCGGAGGACTGGACAGCCATGCGGAACGCCGGACTGGCGCCGCCGCTCAAGGCAATGTCCCTCGGTGGCACGGCTTCCCTGACCCTGAGTGCTGAGGCCCGCTGGCGCTTCAATACGTATGACAACGGGCAATTGATCGGTCAGAACGATTATGAACAGGGACTGTTCCGCGGCGTTCTTGGTGTGGATCTGCGCTTCGATCCGAATCTGCGTGTCTATGGTGAAGTCGCCACGGGTCAGGTGAGCGGGCGGCGCGGCGCAGCGTCGGCAAGCATGCAGAACGACGCCTCGCTGCAGCAGTTGTTCGTCGATGTGCGTGGCCATGTCGGTAACAGCCTGCTTGGCGCAATGTTTGGACGCCAGGAGTTTGCTGATGGCCCGAGGCAATTGATCAGCCTCAGCGATGGTCCGAACATCCACCGCACCTGGAACGGCGTTCGACTCTATGCCCATGACCAACGGATTCGTGCGGGTGCCTTTGACTTGCGGGTGACGCGGCCGCAGCGGGGTGCGTTTGATGAAGAGATCAACTCCGCGGAGCGCCTCAGCGGGCTCAACGCCAGCATCGTCGCGATAGCAGATGGTACGACCGACGCCTACGTGGATCCGTTTTGGTTCCACAGCGAGAACCCGAGCTTCCGCGTAGGCAACGGGATTGGTGAGGATGATCGCGACACGCTTGGCGTGCGCTTCTGGGGGCGGCGCGACGACGTCCGCTTCGACTGGACACTCGCGCGGCAAACGGGCCGGTTCATGGATCGCGAGGTCGATGCCTGGGCCTTGTTCACAGTGCAAAGCGTGGCGCTGAGCAATCAAGGCTGGCGGCCACGGCTTACGGCGCACATTGATTTGGCGTCTGGGGGAGGGGCATACGGCGCAGGCAAGTTGAAGAACGTCAACCAGCTCTACGCGAGCTCCGGCTACCTCGGGGAGGGGCAGTTTCTCAGCCTGAGCAACCTGCTGATGGTCGCCCCAGGTGTGGCTATCTCGCCGACCGCCGAGACCGATCTTTCCGTCGAGTACGGGTTCGCACGCCGGCTGCAGGAGCGCGATGCCGCCTATGCCGGCGGGATGCGGCCCTACGCGGGCACCCAAAACGTGCCTGGCCGTGAAATTGGTGGCCTGTTTCGCGTCATCGGTAGCTGGTCCGTTTGCAGCCAACTGACCGTGTTTCTCAACTACGAACATCTGACCCCGGGGGCGGTGCTTAAGGGCGTACAGCGCCCCGCCGGTACCTACGCCTACGTGGGCGCGACCTTCCGTTACTAG
- a CDS encoding class I SAM-dependent methyltransferase: MNDTSTQSSGHRTTPGECTTDTKSVGATRELPMTEADDWNRRYAAEELIWTAEANRFLMAEVANLPAGTALDLASGEGRNAVRLAELGWTVRAVDFSEVAAAKGAMLASAHQVADKVDFVVADLRTYEPERRRFDLVAIVYLQIPQPALATVIARAAAAVAPGGTFVLVAHDAANREHGYGGPRHPDMLYTAEHVLAAMGNELTIEKAGQVQRPVRTSDGIKVAVDCLVRAHRAK; the protein is encoded by the coding sequence ATGAACGACACATCAACACAATCCAGCGGTCACCGAACCACTCCCGGCGAGTGCACGACGGATACGAAGAGCGTGGGCGCCACACGGGAGCTTCCAATGACGGAAGCGGACGACTGGAATCGACGTTATGCCGCGGAAGAACTCATCTGGACGGCTGAAGCGAACCGCTTTCTGATGGCTGAGGTGGCGAACCTTCCGGCGGGTACCGCCTTGGACCTCGCGTCGGGCGAGGGACGCAATGCAGTGCGTCTTGCCGAACTGGGTTGGACGGTGCGTGCGGTGGATTTCTCTGAGGTCGCTGCGGCGAAGGGCGCCATGTTGGCGAGCGCACATCAGGTTGCCGACAAGGTCGATTTCGTTGTTGCGGATCTGCGGACCTACGAACCGGAGCGCAGACGTTTCGATCTGGTTGCAATCGTGTACCTCCAGATTCCGCAGCCGGCGCTCGCCACCGTCATCGCAAGGGCCGCCGCCGCCGTGGCGCCCGGTGGCACGTTTGTGCTTGTCGCACACGATGCGGCGAACCGGGAGCACGGATACGGCGGGCCGCGGCATCCGGACATGCTCTACACGGCTGAGCACGTCCTGGCTGCCATGGGAAATGAACTGACGATCGAAAAGGCTGGCCAGGTTCAGCGGCCGGTCCGCACCTCAGATGGCATCAAGGTGGCGGTCGATTGTCTCGTCCGTGCTCATCGGGCCAAGTGA
- a CDS encoding GNAT family N-acetyltransferase, whose product MQAFTHVRLLTERLALRPLSLGDAEQLLGIYSDSEFMRYWSSKPWTHIDQATALIENDRRELAAGEHLRLGVYLRDQSELIGTCSLFNLNEGSRRGEVGYGIARAHWRRGYMVEAVSALITFAFGELGLHRLEADIDPRNEGSARGLERLGFAREGLLRERWIVGEEISDSVLYGLLKREWSPAAP is encoded by the coding sequence ATGCAAGCATTCACACACGTCAGACTTCTCACGGAGCGCCTTGCGCTACGACCGCTATCCCTGGGCGACGCAGAGCAACTCCTTGGCATCTATTCCGATTCGGAGTTCATGCGCTACTGGAGCTCGAAGCCATGGACGCACATCGATCAAGCAACTGCGCTGATCGAAAATGACCGACGCGAACTGGCCGCCGGTGAGCACCTACGATTAGGCGTTTATTTGCGCGACCAAAGTGAGCTGATCGGGACGTGTTCTCTGTTTAACTTGAACGAAGGATCTCGGCGAGGCGAGGTCGGATACGGAATCGCACGTGCCCACTGGCGTCGGGGTTACATGGTCGAGGCTGTAAGCGCCTTGATCACCTTTGCATTTGGCGAGCTGGGGCTTCATCGCCTTGAGGCCGATATTGACCCTCGAAACGAAGGGTCTGCCCGTGGCCTCGAGCGATTGGGATTCGCACGCGAAGGTTTGTTGCGTGAGCGTTGGATTGTTGGCGAAGAGATCTCCGACTCAGTTCTATATGGACTTCTCAAGCGCGAGTGGTCCCCCGCAGCGCCTTAG